From the Priestia koreensis genome, one window contains:
- the cysI gene encoding assimilatory sulfite reductase (NADPH) hemoprotein subunit: protein MVNTKLKAPDGPPSDVEEIKERSNYLRGTLAESMLEPISSGISEDDNRLMKFHGSYLQDDRDLRNERQKQKLEPAYQFMLRVRMAGGVATPEQWLVMDELAQKYGNGTLKLTTRQTFQMHGILKWHMKKTIQEIHASLLDTIAACGDVNRNVMCNPNPDQSDVHGEVYEWSKKLSDHLLPRTRAYHELWLDEEKIEGTPDVEVEPMYGALYLPRKFKIGIAVPPSNDIDVFSQDLGFIAVVEEGKLVGFNVAIGGGMGMTHGDTETYPQVAKVIGFCKPEQILDLAEKVITIQRDYGNRSVRKNARFKYTVDRLGLENVKAELENRLGWSLEEAREYNFTHNGDRYGWVKGSNGKWHFTLFVEGGRVTDYDGYKLMTGLREIAKVHKGDYRLTANQNLIIANVSSQKKKAISALIEEYGLTDGKNYSALRRSSMACVSLPTCGLAMAEAERYLPKLIDKIEEIVDENGLRDEEITIRMTGCPNGCARHALAEIGFIGKAPGKYNMYLGAAFDGSRLSKMYRENIGEEEILTELRGLLASYAKERQDGEHFGDFVIRTGVIKPTTDGTNFHA, encoded by the coding sequence ATGGTAAACACAAAGTTAAAAGCGCCAGATGGCCCTCCGAGTGATGTGGAGGAAATTAAAGAGCGAAGTAATTACTTGCGCGGAACGCTTGCAGAATCTATGCTTGAGCCAATCAGTTCAGGTATTTCAGAAGATGATAATCGCCTGATGAAATTCCACGGAAGCTATTTGCAGGACGATCGTGATCTACGTAACGAGCGTCAAAAACAAAAGCTAGAGCCAGCCTATCAATTTATGCTTCGTGTTCGTATGGCAGGTGGAGTCGCAACACCTGAGCAATGGCTAGTCATGGATGAGCTAGCACAAAAGTATGGAAATGGAACACTGAAACTAACGACTCGTCAAACGTTCCAAATGCACGGCATTTTAAAATGGCATATGAAAAAGACGATTCAAGAAATTCATGCGTCTCTTTTAGATACGATTGCGGCTTGTGGTGACGTAAACCGTAACGTCATGTGTAACCCGAATCCTGATCAATCAGACGTCCATGGTGAAGTCTATGAGTGGTCGAAAAAATTGAGTGACCACTTACTTCCTCGTACGCGTGCGTATCATGAACTATGGTTAGATGAGGAGAAGATCGAAGGAACACCGGATGTGGAAGTAGAGCCAATGTACGGAGCTCTTTACTTGCCTCGTAAATTTAAAATTGGGATCGCGGTTCCGCCTTCCAACGATATTGATGTATTCTCACAAGACTTAGGATTTATTGCGGTAGTAGAAGAAGGCAAGCTTGTTGGGTTCAATGTTGCAATCGGTGGCGGTATGGGAATGACGCACGGTGATACTGAAACGTATCCTCAGGTGGCAAAAGTCATTGGCTTCTGTAAGCCCGAGCAGATCCTTGATCTTGCGGAGAAAGTAATTACGATTCAACGTGATTATGGAAACCGTTCTGTACGTAAAAATGCGCGTTTTAAATATACGGTCGATCGCCTAGGACTTGAAAATGTGAAAGCTGAACTCGAAAATCGTCTTGGCTGGAGTCTAGAAGAAGCACGAGAATACAACTTCACACATAACGGTGATCGTTATGGATGGGTAAAAGGCTCAAACGGCAAATGGCACTTCACTCTTTTCGTAGAGGGTGGACGTGTGACAGACTACGACGGATATAAGCTGATGACGGGACTGCGCGAAATTGCAAAAGTCCATAAGGGAGATTATCGCTTAACAGCTAATCAAAACCTAATCATCGCCAATGTATCTAGTCAGAAAAAGAAAGCGATCAGTGCACTGATTGAGGAATACGGGTTAACAGACGGAAAAAATTACTCTGCCCTACGCCGTAGCTCAATGGCATGTGTATCGCTGCCAACGTGTGGATTAGCAATGGCAGAGGCAGAACGCTATCTTCCAAAGCTAATTGATAAAATTGAAGAAATCGTTGATGAGAACGGTCTGCGTGATGAGGAAATTACAATTCGTATGACAGGTTGTCCGAATGGATGCGCTCGACATGCGCTTGCTGAGATTGGATTTATCGGGAAGGCGCCAGGAAAGTACAACATGTATCTTGGAGCAGCGTTTGATGGCAGTCGTCTAAGCAAGATGTATCGTGAAAACATCGGGGAAGAGGAGATTCTAACCGAGCTTCGTGGCCTACTTGCAAGCTATGCGAAAGAGCGTCAAGACGGAGAGCATTTTGGTGATTTCGTGATCCGTACAGGAGTCATCAAACCAACAACAGACGGTACTAATTTTCATGCATAA
- a CDS encoding LacI family DNA-binding transcriptional regulator yields MITIYDVAKKSGFSSTTVSKALNNYSDVSEKTKKKILETAAEMGYLPNAHAQYLSTKKSWTLGVMFSEANEVGMKHPFFSAVIESFRKYAERGGYDLILASRNLRTRDTSYLEHFLHRAVDGVIVICSDPTDPQVKEIVESELPVIIIDMDHQNCSIVKSDNVEGAKMAVHHLHHLGHTKIAHIAGVRSSDVSNERIRGYEEAMRELNIPCDPEYLIDGGLFSIEDGKRAMKQLLGLPDTPTAVFVAGDHMAVGAIEAIKEHGLSVPEDISVIGYDDIEMASYITPKLTTIRQDTEEIGKRAAEILIEQINKKNKMIVSERIPVELMIRESCSTPKREKRKK; encoded by the coding sequence ATGATTACAATCTATGACGTAGCAAAAAAGAGTGGTTTTTCAAGTACCACCGTGTCTAAAGCTTTAAATAATTATTCAGATGTAAGCGAAAAAACGAAAAAGAAAATTTTAGAGACGGCTGCAGAGATGGGATATTTACCAAATGCCCACGCACAGTATCTGTCTACTAAGAAATCATGGACGCTTGGCGTCATGTTTTCAGAAGCAAACGAAGTTGGAATGAAGCATCCTTTTTTCAGTGCGGTTATTGAAAGCTTCCGCAAATATGCCGAGCGAGGAGGATACGACTTAATTTTAGCATCTCGTAATCTGCGAACAAGAGATACTAGCTATCTTGAACACTTCTTACATCGTGCTGTAGATGGGGTGATCGTCATTTGTTCAGATCCTACGGACCCGCAGGTAAAAGAGATCGTTGAAAGCGAGCTTCCGGTCATCATTATTGATATGGATCACCAAAACTGTAGTATCGTCAAATCGGATAATGTTGAGGGAGCAAAGATGGCTGTTCATCATCTACATCATCTCGGTCACACTAAAATAGCTCACATTGCGGGTGTTCGTTCTTCAGATGTGTCGAATGAACGAATTAGAGGGTACGAAGAGGCAATGAGAGAGCTGAATATTCCTTGTGATCCAGAGTATTTAATCGATGGTGGATTGTTTTCAATCGAAGATGGTAAACGAGCTATGAAGCAGCTATTAGGTTTACCTGACACACCAACAGCAGTTTTTGTCGCAGGTGATCATATGGCGGTTGGTGCAATCGAAGCGATTAAAGAGCATGGCCTATCAGTGCCTGAAGATATTTCAGTGATAGGGTACGACGATATTGAAATGGCTTCGTATATTACGCCGAAGCTCACGACGATTCGTCAAGATACAGAAGAGATTGGAAAGCGAGCTGCTGAAATTTTGATTGAACAAATCAATAAGAAAAATAAGATGATTGTTTCTGAGCGCATCCCAGTGGAATTAATGATACGTGAATCTTGTAGTACGCCGAAAAGAGAAAAAAGAAAAAAATAA
- a CDS encoding molecular chaperone HscC, which yields MTTIGIDLGTSNSLVAYWSEDGPKIIPNVLGKNLTPSIVSMDDNGEILVGDVAKERLITHPNLTVSTFKRHMGTNKNYILGSHRFSPEELSSFVLQSLKKDAEAALNEEITSAVISVPAYFNDRQRKATKRAAELAGLKVERLISEPTAAAIAYGFHQHEDDTKFLVFDLGGGTFDVSILELFDGVMEVKSIAGDNFLGGEDFTELLMNYFVSVEKIDPNSLTPQQLSVLFKQAEQCKRQIGEMNQSAEMNLHLEDRLHTVTIQRSQFDKLTQPLLLRVRNPIERALRDADLHVSEIDAVILIGGATRMPMIKNTVSKMFGKLPFLTIHPDEAVALGAAVQVALKERNEAVSELILTDVCPYSLGTSISRQVGYDQYSSGHFLPIIERNSPIPISRVERVNTIHDGQKFVRIDVYQGESRMVENNLKLGEFDVAIPAAPAGQEQIDIRYTYDVNGLLEVEVTIVSTGEKKHMLIEQNEGGLTASEMAERMERLKDIKVHPRERTENRLLLARGERLYEESLGDKRHIVAHAIERFEQALATQDDKTIRHAAVDFTKALDEFESWQPV from the coding sequence ATGACTACAATTGGAATTGATTTAGGTACTTCTAACAGCCTTGTTGCTTATTGGTCAGAAGATGGACCGAAAATCATCCCTAACGTATTAGGCAAAAACCTTACCCCCTCTATTGTTAGTATGGATGATAACGGTGAGATTTTAGTCGGGGATGTTGCTAAGGAACGTCTAATTACTCACCCCAACCTTACCGTTTCCACGTTTAAACGACATATGGGTACAAACAAAAACTACATTCTTGGATCACATCGATTCTCACCGGAAGAATTATCTTCATTTGTTTTACAATCACTTAAAAAAGACGCCGAAGCTGCGTTAAATGAGGAGATTACAAGTGCTGTTATAAGTGTTCCTGCTTATTTTAACGATCGGCAGCGCAAAGCTACGAAGCGTGCTGCTGAATTAGCGGGTCTAAAGGTAGAACGTTTAATTAGTGAACCAACGGCTGCGGCCATTGCTTATGGCTTTCATCAACATGAAGATGATACGAAGTTTCTTGTATTTGACTTAGGTGGTGGAACATTTGACGTCTCTATTCTAGAGCTTTTTGATGGCGTAATGGAAGTAAAGTCAATTGCCGGCGACAACTTTTTAGGCGGAGAGGATTTTACAGAGCTTCTTATGAACTATTTCGTTAGCGTTGAAAAGATTGATCCAAATTCTCTTACTCCACAGCAGCTATCCGTCCTATTCAAACAAGCTGAACAGTGTAAACGTCAAATTGGGGAAATGAATCAAAGTGCTGAAATGAACCTACATCTTGAAGATCGCTTACATACTGTAACAATCCAGCGCTCACAGTTTGATAAGCTTACACAGCCTTTATTACTTCGCGTTCGCAATCCAATTGAACGTGCGCTTCGAGATGCCGATCTTCACGTAAGCGAAATCGATGCAGTTATTTTAATTGGAGGCGCAACGCGTATGCCAATGATTAAAAATACTGTAAGCAAAATGTTTGGAAAGCTTCCTTTCCTAACCATTCACCCAGATGAAGCCGTTGCGCTAGGTGCAGCCGTACAAGTTGCGTTAAAAGAGCGAAACGAAGCGGTAAGCGAGCTCATTCTAACAGACGTCTGTCCATATTCACTTGGCACAAGCATATCAAGACAAGTAGGATATGATCAGTATTCATCTGGTCATTTTCTCCCGATTATTGAACGAAATTCACCTATTCCTATTAGTCGCGTAGAGCGCGTTAATACGATCCACGATGGGCAAAAATTCGTCCGAATCGATGTGTATCAAGGTGAAAGTCGAATGGTCGAAAATAACCTCAAACTAGGCGAATTCGATGTCGCCATTCCAGCTGCACCTGCAGGTCAAGAACAGATCGATATTCGCTATACGTATGATGTCAACGGTCTTCTAGAGGTTGAAGTGACGATTGTAAGCACTGGTGAAAAGAAGCACATGCTTATTGAGCAAAATGAAGGCGGATTAACGGCTTCAGAAATGGCAGAGCGTATGGAACGCCTAAAAGATATTAAAGTTCATCCACGCGAACGCACTGAAAATCGTCTGTTACTTGCACGTGGTGAACGTCTATATGAAGAATCGTTAGGAGACAAAAGACACATTGTAGCACATGCGATTGAACGCTTCGAACAGGCGCTTGCCACGCAGGATGACAAAACGATTCGCCATGCAGCAGTAGACTTTACAAAAGCATTAGATGAATTCGAAAGTTGGCAACCCGTATGA
- a CDS encoding DUF1266 domain-containing protein: protein MHKQQRRFISALASTRFYGHGAYYSMVRYTTSRRSNGLSKRISKKNLESINVIDNESAHQMLSWMLETGARTEFYRIQNLLLLLSKEEQDAHINSLADEPLIVKFRVAQAYLHRLPDGRDANIGAFDYAGCVLFAGMAHQVGYLSKQEAAYYERLAAQKSQEHYQNWQEYITSVTAGVHFSQLNEEHLQRLISYQEHYLVRSLVSKTSPLRKVDWNTEIS, encoded by the coding sequence ATGCATAAACAACAAAGACGATTTATTTCTGCTCTTGCCTCTACTCGTTTTTATGGGCACGGCGCTTATTATTCAATGGTGAGATACACGACAAGCAGAAGATCAAACGGCCTGTCTAAGCGAATATCCAAAAAAAATCTTGAGTCCATTAACGTCATTGACAACGAAAGTGCTCATCAAATGTTAAGCTGGATGCTGGAAACTGGAGCTCGAACTGAGTTTTATCGGATTCAAAACCTTTTATTGTTGCTTTCAAAAGAGGAACAGGATGCCCATATTAACTCCTTAGCAGATGAACCACTAATCGTGAAGTTTCGAGTCGCTCAAGCATATCTTCATCGATTACCTGATGGTAGAGATGCTAACATTGGCGCGTTTGATTATGCTGGCTGTGTTCTATTTGCAGGTATGGCACATCAAGTCGGTTATCTTTCAAAGCAAGAAGCAGCGTACTATGAACGGCTAGCCGCCCAAAAATCACAAGAGCATTACCAGAATTGGCAAGAGTATATTACCTCCGTCACCGCTGGAGTTCACTTTTCTCAGCTCAATGAGGAGCATCTACAGCGGCTAATTAGTTATCAGGAACATTACCTTGTTCGGTCACTCGTTTCAAAAACAAGCCCATTAAGAAAAGTCGATTGGAATACGGAAATAAGTTAA
- a CDS encoding DUF3951 domain-containing protein, translated as MLFVISISCFMAAIVLFVIYQMIVKKKCPTSFYTPFDHITTQSITSFHEEKKCKVKENDLVDGKN; from the coding sequence TTGCTGTTTGTGATTAGTATTTCTTGTTTTATGGCGGCCATTGTTCTTTTTGTCATTTACCAAATGATCGTTAAAAAGAAGTGTCCTACTTCCTTTTATACTCCTTTTGATCATATTACCACTCAAAGCATCACGAGCTTCCATGAAGAGAAAAAATGCAAGGTAAAAGAGAATGATTTAGTTGATGGTAAAAATTAG
- a CDS encoding J domain-containing protein, whose amino-acid sequence MMSPWDILEIEPTDDLSMIKKAYSKKLKMYHPEDDPEGYQMLREAYDQVSKQAKRKKKQRVPVPDIPVEEVNNRPNRNIEEVNDQPTLNLEEKEEEELFDIPSLIKLPSHQNLEWDKEDAIEQFFDNAEDLYNDFPSRIEEEKWLELLDDDLLWDMELKQRISEDLLIFITQHYTLPKHIWLLLENQFEWRAMMESGNHGLDPESTANFLRFYKQRIGIYPSLSFEAIKYANIDHDEFLSQREEALGYLLTNELDEALLSIERAEAIFADDPDLLRVKADTLFKLGIITESIALWKKYLTLRPTDIDAKMFLARALYNRKMFSEAQDLCDELLASHPEHTGAISLKGKILLKEGRLEESRQQFKDLKRLVPYDAEAVTYLSEIHQLMGTPAYRKKYKHIFPKASLRRELQEKSFMSKLGSFIFNQFRLRTLIPIILVFVFWNMIGIGGNNITSDIPKWVLVTGSITFLLTDPTAEPFSITIPTVLLFLLIILCVIKILREWRHLIRAMK is encoded by the coding sequence ATGATGTCACCTTGGGATATTCTTGAAATTGAGCCAACAGACGATCTTTCGATGATTAAAAAAGCTTACTCAAAGAAGCTGAAGATGTATCATCCGGAAGACGATCCAGAAGGGTATCAAATGCTTCGAGAAGCGTACGATCAGGTATCCAAACAAGCAAAGCGGAAGAAAAAGCAGCGCGTACCGGTACCAGATATACCTGTGGAAGAAGTAAACAATCGACCTAATCGAAATATTGAAGAAGTAAATGATCAACCTACCCTAAACCTTGAAGAAAAAGAGGAAGAAGAACTATTTGATATTCCTTCTCTCATTAAGCTACCGTCCCATCAAAATTTAGAGTGGGATAAAGAGGATGCGATTGAGCAGTTCTTCGATAACGCAGAAGATCTTTACAATGACTTCCCTTCTCGTATTGAGGAGGAAAAGTGGCTAGAGCTATTAGATGACGATCTCCTGTGGGATATGGAGCTAAAGCAACGTATCAGTGAAGATCTGCTCATCTTTATTACGCAGCATTACACCTTACCAAAACACATTTGGCTGCTGCTAGAAAATCAGTTTGAATGGCGAGCGATGATGGAATCCGGAAATCATGGATTAGACCCTGAATCTACAGCGAATTTCTTACGCTTTTACAAACAGCGAATTGGTATTTATCCATCTCTTTCGTTTGAAGCAATTAAGTATGCCAACATTGATCATGATGAGTTTCTCTCTCAGCGCGAAGAAGCACTCGGTTATCTTTTAACAAACGAATTAGACGAAGCACTGCTCTCGATTGAACGTGCAGAAGCAATATTTGCAGACGATCCTGACCTTCTTAGAGTCAAAGCAGATACGTTGTTTAAGCTTGGCATTATTACAGAATCCATTGCTTTATGGAAGAAATATCTCACACTTCGACCAACCGATATAGATGCAAAGATGTTTTTAGCCCGTGCGCTGTATAATCGAAAAATGTTTAGCGAAGCACAAGACCTATGTGACGAGCTTTTAGCCTCTCATCCTGAGCATACCGGGGCAATTAGCTTAAAGGGAAAAATTCTTCTAAAAGAAGGACGACTTGAGGAATCAAGACAGCAGTTCAAGGATCTCAAGAGACTTGTTCCATATGATGCGGAAGCTGTTACATACTTAAGTGAAATTCATCAACTAATGGGGACACCTGCATATCGAAAGAAGTATAAACACATTTTCCCAAAAGCATCCTTGCGTCGGGAACTGCAGGAAAAGAGTTTCATGAGTAAGCTGGGTTCGTTCATATTTAATCAATTTCGACTTAGAACCCTCATCCCGATTATTCTTGTTTTCGTTTTTTGGAACATGATTGGAATTGGAGGAAATAACATCACAAGTGATATACCTAAGTGGGTTCTCGTTACGGGGTCTATTACTTTTTTACTGACGGACCCCACTGCCGAACCTTTCTCAATCACGATTCCGACGGTTCTATTGTTTCTTTTAATCATTCTATGTGTGATCAAAATTTTAAGAGAATGGAGACATCTCATTCGCGCCATGAAGTAA